The genomic region CTGGAATCCGTCGACGCCCGCGGCGAACGAGAACCACAGCGGCAGCGACACGACGAACTCCGCCGCGCCCGCCGCCAGCGCCACGTACTTGGCCCAGCGCGGCGGCGCCAGGACCACCGCGAGCATGCCCGCCACGGGAATCACGAGCAGCGCGTTGAGCACCCAGCCTCCCGTCATGGCGTCCACATCACGAAGCCCAGGAGCATCAGCACGCCCGCCACGATGGCGGCGGCGTACAGCGCGGTCTGGCCGGTCTGCGCGCGGGAGGCGACCGTCCCCACGCCACGGGTCAGGCGCCCGATCCCGTTGACCGCGCCGTCGATCAGCCCCTCGTCCACCCAGCGCCAGAGCGCGCGCGACGCGCCGATCACGGGCCGCACGACGGCCGCGTCGTACAGCTCGTCCACGTACCACTTGTCGTAGAGCACCTTGGCCAGGCCGCGCGGCGCCTCGGCGGCGGCGGCGGGGGCCACCGCGCGGCGCCGCAGCAGCGCCGCGGTCACGGCGATGACCGCCACCGCCATGAGCAGCGACCCGAACGCCCAGGCCACCTCACCGCCGCCGAACGGCGCGGTGTGCAGGCCCTCGCCCACGTTCGTCGCCAGTACGGCCTCGGCGCCCTCGGTGACCGGGTGCAGCCAGTCGTGCAGCCACTCCGAGTGCGGGAACCACCCCAGCAGCCGGTTGTGTCCGATGGCCTCCGGCACGTTGATCCAGCCGCCGACGACGGACGCCGCGGCGAGCAGCGCCAGCGGCACCCACATCACCGCGGGCGCCTCGTGCAGGTGCGTCGCCTCCTCCGCCCCGGTCCTGTTGGCGCCGTGGAAGGTCAGGATCATCAGCCGCGTCATGTAGAACGCGGTCAGCGCCGCGGCCGCCAGCGCGATCACCCAGAACGCGGTGTACCAGGCCGCGAATTCTCCGTGCGCGCGCGCGGCGGTCTGCCAGATGATCTCGTCCTTCGAGAAGAAGCCGGCGAAAGGCCACACCCCGGCGATGGCCAGCGTGGCGATCCACATCGTGATCCACGTCATGGGCATGTAGCGCCGCAGCCCGCCCATGTTGCGCATGTCCTGCGGGTCGCCGTGATTCAGCGTCCGGTGCATGGCTTGGTGCATGGAGTGGATCACCGCGCCCGCACCCAGGAACAGCAGCGCCTTGAAGAACGCGTGCGTGAAGAGGTGGAAGACGCCCGCCGCGTACGCCCCCACGCCCACGCCCAGGAACATGTAGCCGAGCTGGGACACGGTGGAGTACGCGAGCACCTTCTTGATGTCGGTCTGGACCAGCCCGATGGTCGCGGCGAACAGCGCGGTCGCCGCGCCGATGCCTGCCACCACCAGCGACGCCACGGGGCTGAGCGCGAACAGCACCGACGCGCGCGCGATCAGGTAGACCCCGGCGGTGACCATGGTCGCGGCGTGAATCAGCGCGCTCACCGGCGTGGGGCCGGCCATGGCGTCGGGCAGCCAGATGTGGAGCGGGATCTGCGCGCTCTTGCCGGTCGCGCCCAGGAACAGGAACAGACAAATCCAGGTGATCGCGAGGCCGCCGAACGCGAACGCCGCCGGCGCCGCTTCGAACACCCCCGCGAAGTCCAGCGTGCCGACCTTGACGTAGATCATGAACATCGCGATCAGGAAGCCGAAGTCGCCGATCCTGTTCACGATGAAGGCCTTCTTGCCGGCGTCCGCCTTCTCGCGGTCCCGGAACCAGAAGCCGATCAGCAGATAGCTGCACAGGCCGACGCCCTCCCAGCCCACGAACATCAGCGGGAAGCTCGACCCGAGCACCAGCACCAGCATGAAGAACACGAACAGGTTCAGGTACGCGAAGTAGCGCGCGTAGCCGGGATCCTCGCCCATGTAGCCCACGCTGTAGACGTGGATCAGGAAGCCCACGCCCGAGACCACCAGCGCCATCAGGATCGACAGCTGGTCGAGCTGCAGCGCGGCGTCCACGCGCAGCTCGCCCACCGGCAGCCAGGTCCAGTAGGTCTCGATCACCGGGCCGTGCAGCTCGGCCCCCGACATGCCCAGGAAGTTGGCCAACGCCAGCGCGAACGCGAGGCCCACCACGCCCGGCCCCACCAGCGTGGGGATGAGCTTCGCCCTGGGCGCGACGAACGCGGCGACGCCGTTCACCAGGAACCCGGCGAGCGGCAGCAGCACGATCGCCCACGGCAGCACCGGGTGGAACTCGCTCACCGGGTCACCAGCGCAGCACGTTGATGCGGTCCAGGTCCACGGTCTCCCGCAGCCGGAAGATGGAGATCACGATCGCCAGCCCCACCGCGGCCTCGGCGGCGGCCACCGAGATCACGAAGAACACGAACACCTGGCCGTCGATCCCCAGCGTCCGCGAGAACGCCACGAACGCCAGGTTGCCCGCGTTGAGCATGAGCTCGACGCACATGAAGACGATGATCGCGTTGCGGCGCACGAGCACGCCCGCGACGCCTATCACGAACAGGAACGCGGCCAGGATCAGCGAGTGCTCGACGAGGGCCACTTAGACTCTCCTCTTTGCGAGGAGCACCGCGCCCACGGCGGCGGCGAGCAGCAGGACGGAGGTCACCTCGAAGGGCACGAGGTAGTCGCGGAACAGCGGGTCCGCGATGGCGCCTACGACGTCGGGGTCGACGGGGGCCAGCGGCGCCCGCGCCACGCCCGCTTCGGGCCGCAGCACGCGCACGAGCGTGAAGCCCACCGAGCCCGACGCGACCGCGCCGGCCACCAGCCACGCGCCCAGCCGCAGGTCCGGCCGGTACTGCTCGCCCAGGTTCAGCAGCATGATCACGAACAGGAACAGCACCATGATCGCGCCGGCGTAGACGATCACCTGGACGGCCGCGATGAAGTGCGCCTCCAGCAGCACGAAGATGCCCGCCAGCGAGAAGAGCGAGAGCACCAGGAAGAGCAGGCTCGCGACCGGGTTCTTGCTCGCCACCATCGCCACCCCGCCGGCCACCGCGAGCGATGCCAGGATCCACCACATCAGCTCGGCGATCATTCGGACGCCGGGTCGGCCGGATCCCACAGCGCCGTCACGTCGTGGTCCTGGGCCATCAGCCGGTCCAGGTCGTAGACGAAGCGCTCGCGCGTGTACTCGGCGTTCTCGTAGTCCTGCCCCACGTGGATCGCCTCCACCGGGCAGACCTCCTGGCACATGCCGCAGAAGATGCAGCGGAACTCGTCGATCTCGTAGACGATGGGATAGCGGTTGCCCTGGTCGTCCTCGCCGGGCACGAGCCGGATGCAGTTGGCCGGGCAAATCGTGGGGCACAGCCCGCACGCCACGCACTTGGGCCGGCCGTCGGCGTGCACCTCCATGCGGTGCGTGCCGCGCCAGCGCGGCGCCAGCTCCGGCTTCTCGTCCGGGTACTGGAGCGTGACGTGGTCGGTGTCGATCAGGTGCCGGAAGGTCAGCGCCATGCCCTTGAGCGCGGCGCGCATGTACGACGTGCCCCGCTCGGGGCGCTTCAGGACCTTGGTGCGAATCGCCATCAGGAGCTTCCTCCGGCGGGCACCGGCTCGTCCACCACCTCGGCCTCCGGCGCGTCCGCGTGCGGCGCGCGGCGCGGCGTGCCCGAGATCACCCGGTCGCGGTCCAGCCAGAAGAAGAAGGCCGCCATCGCCACCACGTTCACCGCGGTCAGCACGAGTCCGTAGCGCAGGCCGTAATCCCAGCCCAGCGTGTCCAGCGCCAGGATGGAGGCGCCCATGAGCACGATGAACGCGAGCGACGTGGGCAGCATGACCTTCCAGCCCAGGTGCATGACCTGGTCGTAGCGGAAGCGCGGCACCGTCCAGCGCACCCACATGAACAGGAACACGAAGAACAGCGTCTTGGCGAAGAACGAGCCCGCGGTGACGAGCGTCTTCCACACCTCAGGCCGGGCGCCCTCGACGACGCCGGGGGCGATCACGCGCATGTCGTCGAACGACGCGAAGGGCACGTCCCAGCCGCCCAGGAACAGCGTAGCCATGAGCGCCGACGCGGTGAACATGTGTGCGTACTCGGCGATGAAGAACATGCTGAACTTCATCGACGAGTACTCGGTGTGATAGCCGGTCACGAGCTCGGCCTCGGCCTCGGGCACGTCGAACGGCAGCCGGTTGGTCTCGGCGAACGCGGACACCACGAACAGGAAGAACGCCAGCCCCAGGGGCAGCGCCAGCCACAGCCCCAGCTCCTCCTGCTGCAGCCA from Gemmatimonadota bacterium harbors:
- the nuoK gene encoding NADH-quinone oxidoreductase subunit NuoK; amino-acid sequence: MALVEHSLILAAFLFVIGVAGVLVRRNAIIVFMCVELMLNAGNLAFVAFSRTLGIDGQVFVFFVISVAAAEAAVGLAIVISIFRLRETVDLDRINVLRW
- the nuoH gene encoding NADH-quinone oxidoreductase subunit NuoH — its product is MSQHDLGALSGTAELIIVNIKVLTVFGATMVLVALFTLMERRVSAFMQDRLGPNRVGPGGILQPVADGLKNFIKEETAPGQASRTYFFLAPMIAITPALVTFAVIPFASPLPTPWGLVDMVVADLPIGILFILALSSMGVYGLVLAGWSSNSKYSFLGGLRGGAQMVSYEVALGMSLIPVFMLAGNVTLTQVVWLQQEELGLWLALPLGLAFFLFVVSAFAETNRLPFDVPEAEAELVTGYHTEYSSMKFSMFFIAEYAHMFTASALMATLFLGGWDVPFASFDDMRVIAPGVVEGARPEVWKTLVTAGSFFAKTLFFVFLFMWVRWTVPRFRYDQVMHLGWKVMLPTSLAFIVLMGASILALDTLGWDYGLRYGLVLTAVNVVAMAAFFFWLDRDRVISGTPRRAPHADAPEAEVVDEPVPAGGSS
- a CDS encoding NADH-quinone oxidoreductase subunit I, encoding MAIRTKVLKRPERGTSYMRAALKGMALTFRHLIDTDHVTLQYPDEKPELAPRWRGTHRMEVHADGRPKCVACGLCPTICPANCIRLVPGEDDQGNRYPIVYEIDEFRCIFCGMCQEVCPVEAIHVGQDYENAEYTRERFVYDLDRLMAQDHDVTALWDPADPASE
- a CDS encoding NADH-quinone oxidoreductase subunit J → MIAELMWWILASLAVAGGVAMVASKNPVASLLFLVLSLFSLAGIFVLLEAHFIAAVQVIVYAGAIMVLFLFVIMLLNLGEQYRPDLRLGAWLVAGAVASGSVGFTLVRVLRPEAGVARAPLAPVDPDVVGAIADPLFRDYLVPFEVTSVLLLAAAVGAVLLAKRRV
- the nuoL gene encoding NADH-quinone oxidoreductase subunit L, yielding MSEFHPVLPWAIVLLPLAGFLVNGVAAFVAPRAKLIPTLVGPGVVGLAFALALANFLGMSGAELHGPVIETYWTWLPVGELRVDAALQLDQLSILMALVVSGVGFLIHVYSVGYMGEDPGYARYFAYLNLFVFFMLVLVLGSSFPLMFVGWEGVGLCSYLLIGFWFRDREKADAGKKAFIVNRIGDFGFLIAMFMIYVKVGTLDFAGVFEAAPAAFAFGGLAITWICLFLFLGATGKSAQIPLHIWLPDAMAGPTPVSALIHAATMVTAGVYLIARASVLFALSPVASLVVAGIGAATALFAATIGLVQTDIKKVLAYSTVSQLGYMFLGVGVGAYAAGVFHLFTHAFFKALLFLGAGAVIHSMHQAMHRTLNHGDPQDMRNMGGLRRYMPMTWITMWIATLAIAGVWPFAGFFSKDEIIWQTAARAHGEFAAWYTAFWVIALAAAALTAFYMTRLMILTFHGANRTGAEEATHLHEAPAVMWVPLALLAAASVVGGWINVPEAIGHNRLLGWFPHSEWLHDWLHPVTEGAEAVLATNVGEGLHTAPFGGGEVAWAFGSLLMAVAVIAVTAALLRRRAVAPAAAAEAPRGLAKVLYDKWYVDELYDAAVVRPVIGASRALWRWVDEGLIDGAVNGIGRLTRGVGTVASRAQTGQTALYAAAIVAGVLMLLGFVMWTP